The Hemibagrus wyckioides isolate EC202008001 linkage group LG15, SWU_Hwy_1.0, whole genome shotgun sequence genome window below encodes:
- the taf11 gene encoding transcription initiation factor TFIID subunit 11, translating to MADPARVKNEPGNDVTAAESAHQDKNAGEGSSGGNAASEMTMDQTSMKQGDKVGVAKEGTGADEDDEAHSSGHPPPAKKLKVEPEKKKEKRHKVDEDEIQKMQVLVSSFSEEQLNRYEMYRRSAFPKAAIKRLIQSITGSSVSQNVVIAMSGISKVFAGEIVEEALDVCEKWGDTPPLQPKHMREAVRRLKTREQIPNTKYKRILFH from the exons ATGGCCGATCCGGCGCGTGTAAAAAACGAACCAGGAAATGACGTCACGGCGGCAGAGAGTGCTCACCAGGATAAAAATGCAGGTGAGGGTTCAAGCGGAGGAAACGCAGCTTCCGAGATGACGATGGATCAGACCTCCATGAAACAGGGGGACAAAGTG GGCGTGGCCAAGGAAGGGACCGGGGCAGATGAGGACGACGAAGCACACTCGAGCGGTCATCCTCCGCCTGCTAAAAAACTGAAAGTGGAGccggagaagaagaaggagaagaggcACAAAGTGGACGAAGACGAGATCCAGAAGATGCA agtgttgGTGTCTTCGTTCTCCGAGGAGCAGCTGAACCGGTACGAGATGTACAGACGCTCAGCTTTCCCTAAAGCAGCCATTAAAAGG CTTATTCAGTCCATCACGGGATCATCGGTGTCTCAGAACGTCGTCATCGCCATGTCCGGCATCTCTAAAGTGTTCGCCGGGGAGATTGTTGAAGAAG ctctggatgtgtgtgagaagtggGGAGACACTCCTCCTCTGCAGCCCAAACACATGAGGGAAGCGGTGAGGAGGCTGAAGACTCGGGAACAGATCCCTAACACGAAGTACAAGCGTATTCTCttccactga
- the bltp3a gene encoding bridge-like lipid transfer protein family member 3A: protein MAGIIKKQILKHLSRFTKNLSPDKINLSTLKGEGQLSNLELDEEVLQNMLDLPTWLSISRVYCNKAAIRIQWTKLKTSPICLFLDKVEVEMMTCEEPRPPNGPSPIAITAGQSEYGFAEKVVEGMSVIINSIVIKVKSKAFHASFELWQLQGFSLNPKWQKSDLRYTRITHPKRGEVLTFKEINWQSLRIEADAIESQEQDLGNTPLRLITNQGRIRIALKRRVKDCNVLASKLLFILDDLLWVLTDSQLKAVIHYAKSLSEAMEKSAQQRKSMETVPTSPGPRPPWPEPHPAPVATPNTLAEYFDLYDVKESSYHTFISRLDLHICNDSSSSETDEPPIPGSQGAMQLTFRKLGFDYYPFHRPSDGCRHWERYCSALDSRTQWASKLLQDFQKKLESSGFPQPPSEPREPNTQSPAKKIHGNGESVTNADQSLALKKLRSSCMVIRVDDLDIHQVSTGGRHSKKTQSLLSCNRKVPNMAENTPAIHLQFTEYYVPHSARGPVPCSNLYGQLNGLQLCVDAASVLWMYAFCRGLLTTLEQVKAFYHLQDSSKSDEHVDVRVDATHLKLIVPLDSSILDHPDRPQALGFTLSQAFVSNTPHSPHSSFSDLESTFSSFSSQPFFRPSSSSPFPRDQNTLHPLPAAFLKSDPLLSLSRSSSRDVWSLSLSRAAGSFEGARRGGKAPPFMEPFAACVWMCRPQALTKSLSQDGSFTNAENGTSEPSNHDTPSASIHFLVQTITPIRMWLSHYQYVALLRMKDYLARLASDLNRFPSAKTKMPAPPSVCVSLLLEALELGLLLPPIVGKTEEEEAPEETDTQSLTDSDLSPSRPDSGIVGSTEKALEQEEEECDGAGEGPVEEACEAVEEGLDEGNSQGGDSQVTASVVSPPLSPATVQNQNTSMVSLEGELSNALSVTKDVTKDALSASLDLTKGALSITKDAFNILSRGSAMSKIFSTQSKEPDDSALRLPPLKHSLSQNSCDSVVMDASMTDDGLSLDSDTSENFIILTDSESARPNGTPVHSVRTDGGSSADLSSSLSHSTEDMSQDMVCVMMLSLRAVRSLVELHEQDTVVAMEVQSVSPKQLGNQRVVDLQTLTHGASSPPVSPMSRPPVVCVRVEAGPRAGRHCCMAESTGFIEVCVRGCEAELLTSTINTLGPFMEDELNSDGQPIRITVHNTRITLKDDSPRVYPTAPQPVPVSFVLDGVVLERLDDAVLIVRPTASQSGNKACCRPEGDDKIQSLQSELADVHSTLSAAISDRERLLQEIHKYDPSFTL, encoded by the exons TTTCTTGACAAGGTGGAAGTAGAGATGATGACGTGTGAGGAGCCCCGCCCTCCTAATGGTCCTTCCCCCATTGCCATCACcgcaggtcaaag tgagtacgGCTTTGCAGAAAAGGTTGTGGAAGGCATGTCAGTCATCATTAACTCCATCGTTATTAAAGTGAAGTCCAAAGCGTTTCACGCCTCCTTCGAACTCTGGCAGCTTCAGGGCTTCAGTCTGAACCCTAAGTGGCAGAAGAGTGACCTCCGATATACACGAATCACACACCCTAAGAGAGgagag GTGCTGACCTTTAAAGAAATTAACTGGCAGAGTTTACGTATCGAAGCAGATGCTATAGAGAGCCAGGAACAGGATTTGGGGAACACACCGCTACGCCTCATTACCAACCAGGGGCGCATCCGGATCGCCCTTAAACGCAGG GTGAAGGACTGTAATGTTCTGGCATCAAAGCTGCTCTTCATCCTGGATGACCTGCTGTGGGTTTTGACCGACTCACAGCTTAAAGCCGTCATCCATTACGCTAAATCTCTGAGCGAGGCCATGGAGAAATCCGCACAGCAGAGGAAAAGCATGGAG ACAGTCCCCACCTCTCCTGGACCGCGTCCACCATGGCCAGAGCCACACCCAGCCCCTGTGGCCACGCCCAACACGTTAGCAGAGTATTTCGACCTGTATGATGTGAAAGAGTCGTCGTATCACACGTTTATTTCTCGCCTTGACCTGCACATCTGCAACGACAGCTCATCATCAGAAACAG ATGAACCACCTATTCCAGGCTCCCAGGGTGCAATGCAGCTGACCTTTCGTAAACTGGGCTTCGATTATTACCCTTTCCACAGACCAA gcgatGGTTGTCGACATTGGGAGCGTTACTGCAGTGCCTTGGACTCTCGCACTCAGTGGGCATCCAAACTACTCCAGGATTTTCAGAAGAAACTGGAGAGCTCAGGATTTCCTCAACCTCCATCAGAACCTCGTGAGCCCAACACGCAGTCTCCAGCCAAAAAAATACACG GTAACGGAGAGTCTGTAACAAACGCTGATCAAAGTTTGGCTTTGAAGAAACTCCGCTCCAGCTGCATGGTGATCCGTGTGGACGATCTGGACATCCATCAG gTGTCCACCGGGGGGCGTCACAGCAAGAAAACCCAGTCGCTTTTATCATGTAACCGCAAAGTGCCGAACATGGCGGAGAACACGCCTGCGATCCACCTGCAGTTTACTGAATATTACGTCCCTCACAGCGCCAGAGGACCTG TGCCCTGCTCTAATCTGTACGGTCAGCTGAACGGTCTGCAGCTGTGTGTTGACGCTGCGAGCGTGTTGTGGATGTATGCGTTTTGTCGTGGCTTGCTGACGACTCTGGAGCAGGTGAAGGCCTTTTATCACCTTCAGGACAGCAGCAAGAGTGACGAACATGTGGATGTCAGAGTGGACGCTACTCACCTGAAG ctgattGTTCCTCTGGACTCGTCCATCTTGGATCATCCTGATCGTCCACAGGCTCTGGGTTTCACTCTGTCTCAGGCATTTGTGAGCAACACccctcactctcctcactcgTCGTTCTCCGATCTCGAGTCcaccttctcttctttttcctctcagcCTTTTTTCCGACCCTCATCGAGCTCTCCTTTTCCTCGTGACCAGAACACCTTGCACCCTCTCCCTGCAGCTTTTCTAAAGTCCGATCCCTTGCTCTCACTTTCACGTTCTTCTTCACGGGACGTCTGGAGTCTCAGCCTGTCCAGAGCAGCAGGGTCTTTTGAGGGCGCCCGGCGAGGAGGCAAAGCACCGCCGTTCATGGAGCCGTTCGCTgcgtgtgtatggatgtgtcgCCCGCAAGCTTTAACAAAGTCGTTAAGTCAGGACGGATCGTTTACAAATGCAGAAAACGGGACCTCAGAACCGTCCAATCACGACACCCCGTCAGCATCCATCCACTTCCTGGTTCAAACAATCACTCCAATCCGAATGTGGCTCAGTCATTATCAATATGTCGCTCTTCTCCGGATGAAGGATTACCTCGCTAGGTTAGCCTCCGACCTCAATCGCTTTCCGAGTGCAAAGACTAAAATGCCAGCTCCaccctcagtgtgtgtatcactccTGTTAGAGGCGCTGGAGCTCGGTTTGCTCCTTCCGCCCATCGTCGGGAAaacggaagaagaagaagcaccAGAGGAAACGGACACGCAAAGCCTGACGGACTCTGATCTCTCGCCATCGCGCCCAGACAGCGGGATTGTGGGAAGCACTGAAAAAGCattggagcaggaggaggaggagtgtgatggagcAGGGGAGGGGCCTGTAGAGGAGGCGTGCGAGGCTGTTGAAGAAGGATTGGATGAAGGCAACAGTCAGGGAGGCGATTCACAGGTCACAGCATCAGTCGTCTCACCGCCGCTGTCTCCAGCTACAGTGCAGAATCAGAACACTTCCATGGTCAGCCTGGAGGGGGAACTGTCCAACGCGCTCAGCGTGACCAAAGACGTCACTAAAGACGCTCTCAGCGCTTCCCTGGACCTCACCAAGGGGGCGCTGTCCATCACTAAAGACGCTTTCAACATACTGAGCCGTGGCTCTGCCATGAGCAAAATATTCAGCACTCAGAGCAA AGAACCAGACGACTCAGCCCTGCGTCTCCCACCCCTCAAACACTCGCTTTCCCAGAATTCCTGCGACAGTGTGGTCATGGACGCCAGCATGACTGACGATGGCCTCTCACTGGACAGCGACACCAGTGAAaacttcatcatcctcacagaCTCAG AGTCCGCTCGTCCTAACGGCACTCCCGTCCACTCTGTGAGGACAGACGGAGGATCATCAGCTGATCTGAGCAGCTCTCTGTCTCACAGCACTGAGGACATGTCACAGGAtatg gtgtgtgtgatgatgctgtCTCTGCGTGCTGTTCGCTCCCTCGTGGAGCTCCATGAGCAGGACACAGTGGTAGCGATGGAGGTTCAGTCTGTTAGTCCAAAGCAGCTTGGAAACCAGCGAGTGGTGGATctgcaaacactcacacacg GTGCTTCCTCTCCACCAGTGTCCCCCATGTCCCGCCCCCCAgtggtgtgtgtcagggtggagGCGGGGCCAAGGGCGGGGCGTCACTGCTGTATGGCAGAGAGTACCGGTTtcatagaggtgtgtgtgcgtgggtgcgAGGCCGAGCTCCTCACctcaacaataaacacactcgGTCCGTTCATGGAGGACGAGCTGAACTCGGACggccagccaatcagaatcaccGTACACAACACCCGCATCACGCTCAAG gatgaCAGCCCCCGTGTGTATCCCACTGCCCCCCAGCCTGTTCCTGTCTCCTTTGTCCTAGATGGTGTAGTTCTGGAGCGGCTGGACGATGCAGTGCTTATAGTCAGAC CCACTGCCAGCCAATCAGGAAACAAAGCCTGTTGTCGACCTGAAGGAGAcgacaag atccAGTCCCTACAGTCCGAGCTTGCTGACGTTCACTCCACCCTCTCCGCTGCCATCTCCGACCGAGAACGTCTCTTACAAGAAATCCACAAATACGACCCGTCCTTCACGCTATGA